From one Anaerococcus prevotii DSM 20548 genomic stretch:
- the whiA gene encoding DNA-binding protein WhiA: protein MSFSKRCKKEVLKKEPISKMGELLSIIHFIGSIRINMGGYNIKFETDSNSYARYIYNLIKDLYDYSSTFEIFDKSYKDRDRIFTVLVEDNEISEDLINKKSHGFIDNFKDIEDVSLDDIKSFLKIAFIYKGSINDPQRGYNLEIIAREENELRLIKESMDTFGLNAKINDRGDYYIVYIKDSDKISDFLAIIGANKSLFELENVRAMKSIRNDINRQTNFDKANIDRTVKASLRQVDAIKAVINSEEYVKLSEDMKEIASIRIDNPYISIEEIGQMMDPVMSKAKVNYRLQKFIKLAEDL, encoded by the coding sequence ATGTCTTTTTCAAAAAGATGTAAGAAGGAAGTACTAAAAAAAGAGCCTATATCAAAGATGGGTGAGCTCCTATCGATTATTCATTTTATTGGCTCTATTAGAATAAATATGGGTGGTTATAATATCAAGTTTGAAACTGATTCCAACTCATATGCCAGATATATTTATAACTTGATTAAGGACTTGTATGATTATTCTTCAACCTTTGAGATATTCGATAAATCTTACAAGGATAGGGATAGGATCTTTACAGTTCTTGTCGAAGATAATGAAATATCAGAGGATTTGATTAATAAAAAGTCTCATGGTTTTATAGACAACTTTAAGGATATTGAAGATGTCTCCCTTGATGATATCAAGTCTTTTCTTAAAATTGCCTTTATTTACAAAGGCTCTATTAACGACCCTCAAAGAGGTTACAATCTAGAAATCATAGCCCGTGAGGAAAACGAGCTTAGACTTATCAAAGAATCTATGGACACCTTCGGCTTAAATGCCAAAATTAATGATAGGGGAGATTATTATATTGTCTACATCAAAGACTCTGATAAGATAAGCGACTTTCTTGCTATAATCGGGGCAAATAAGTCCTTGTTTGAGCTAGAAAATGTAAGGGCCATGAAGTCTATAAGAAATGATATAAATAGGCAGACGAATTTCGATAAGGCAAACATAGATAGGACAGTCAAGGCTTCCTTAAGGCAAGTAGATGCAATAAAAGCTGTCATTAATAGCGAAGAATACGTTAAATTGTCAGAAGATATGAAGGAAATTGCAAGTATCAGGATAGATAATCCCTATATTTCTATCGAAGAAATTGGCCAGATGATGGATCCTGTGATGAGCAAGGCCAAGGTTAATTATAGGTTGCAGAAATTTATAAAGCTTGCCGAAGACTTGTAG
- the rpmB gene encoding 50S ribosomal protein L28 — MARTCDICGKGTQSGKNVTFSHRQINRKFKANVHKVKALVDGTPKTINVCAKCLKSGKVEKA; from the coding sequence ATGGCAAGAACATGTGATATCTGCGGTAAGGGAACACAATCAGGTAAGAATGTAACTTTCTCTCACAGACAAATCAATAGAAAATTTAAGGCAAATGTTCATAAAGTTAAAGCTTTAGTTGATGGAACACCTAAAACAATCAATGTATGTGCAAAATGTCTAAAAAGCGGTAAAGTAGAAAAAGCATAA
- the murB gene encoding UDP-N-acetylmuramate dehydrogenase yields the protein MDLVSIYKNEDIGEVLLDQSLRDYTTFGIGGKADVMIKPNTEEQLQNILKINHRENIKTTVIGRGSNLLISDKGIRGCIIVLADNFDKIERDGDILTALAGTSLNELALFAIERGLAGMEEISGIPGSVGGAVAMNAGAYGGEIKDICVNVKAFDFAGKEYNFTNSQMNFSYRHSKIFEDELIVSSASFKLEAGNKEEIEERYQDFTDRRTTKQPLDRKSAGSTFKRPTGSYASKLIDECGLRGYRKGECQVSEKHCGFIINIDHATCEDMLSFIEEVSKIVNEKTGFVLEREVKLIGDF from the coding sequence ATGGATTTAGTATCTATATACAAAAATGAGGATATAGGCGAAGTTTTATTAGACCAATCTTTAAGAGACTACACTACTTTTGGCATAGGCGGTAAAGCCGATGTCATGATCAAACCAAACACAGAAGAACAACTACAAAATATACTAAAGATAAACCATAGAGAAAATATTAAGACTACAGTAATAGGAAGAGGATCCAACCTTCTAATCAGTGATAAGGGGATTAGGGGTTGTATCATAGTTTTGGCAGATAATTTCGACAAAATCGAAAGAGATGGAGATATCCTAACAGCCCTAGCAGGAACGAGCTTAAATGAGCTTGCCCTATTTGCTATAGAAAGAGGACTTGCTGGCATGGAAGAGATATCAGGCATACCAGGATCAGTTGGAGGAGCTGTTGCTATGAATGCAGGAGCCTATGGTGGAGAGATTAAAGATATATGTGTTAATGTCAAGGCCTTCGATTTTGCTGGCAAGGAATATAACTTTACTAACAGTCAGATGAATTTTTCCTACAGACATTCCAAAATCTTTGAAGATGAACTAATAGTTTCTTCTGCAAGCTTTAAGTTAGAAGCAGGAAATAAGGAAGAAATCGAAGAAAGATACCAAGACTTCACCGATAGAAGAACTACTAAGCAACCCCTAGATAGAAAATCAGCTGGTTCAACCTTTAAAAGACCTACAGGATCTTATGCATCAAAGCTAATAGATGAATGTGGACTTAGAGGTTATAGGAAGGGCGAATGCCAAGTTAGCGAGAAACATTGTGGTTTTATAATCAATATAGATCATGCTACATGCGAGGATATGCTTTCTTTTATAGAAGAAGTTTCTAAGATAGTAAATGAAAAGACAGGATTTGTATTAGAAAGAGAAGTTAAACTAATCGGAGACTTTTAA
- the rapZ gene encoding RNase adapter RapZ — translation MILKIITGLSGSGKTTALRAFEDMGYYAMDNVPAYLIEKFIELNANQENPIEKMAVVIDFRSYALDDDLYDSLLRLKKANIDTEIIYIYSADEVIFKRYNELRRPHPMGEYGNVSEGIEKEKDMLKPIRKIADRFIDTSNYKIAELKRVIEDSALKKDKIIINLISFGFKYGLSDNFEFVFDMRFLPNPYYIKEFKTLNGTCKDLQDYLDSFEISKKFEDDLYEMIKILVPEFLKQGKDIINIAIGCTGGQHRSVYMVEKLYERMKDDDYILVKKHREKDRW, via the coding sequence ATGATACTTAAAATTATCACAGGCCTAAGCGGTTCAGGTAAGACTACAGCCCTTCGTGCCTTTGAGGACATGGGATATTACGCTATGGATAATGTCCCAGCCTACTTAATAGAAAAATTCATAGAGCTTAATGCAAATCAAGAAAATCCTATTGAAAAGATGGCAGTTGTAATAGACTTTAGATCCTATGCCCTAGACGATGACCTTTACGATTCCCTCCTTAGACTTAAGAAAGCCAATATAGATACAGAAATCATCTACATATACTCAGCTGATGAGGTGATTTTCAAAAGATACAACGAGCTAAGACGCCCTCATCCTATGGGCGAGTACGGAAATGTAAGCGAAGGAATAGAAAAAGAAAAGGATATGCTTAAGCCTATTAGAAAGATTGCAGATAGGTTTATCGATACCAGTAATTATAAAATTGCTGAGCTTAAGAGGGTAATTGAAGATTCTGCCCTAAAAAAGGATAAGATTATAATAAATCTCATATCTTTTGGTTTCAAGTATGGACTCAGTGATAATTTTGAATTTGTATTTGATATGAGATTCTTGCCTAATCCTTATTATATAAAAGAATTTAAAACATTGAATGGAACCTGTAAGGATTTACAAGATTATTTGGATTCTTTCGAGATCTCCAAAAAATTTGAAGATGATTTATATGAAATGATAAAAATCTTAGTGCCGGAATTCTTAAAGCAAGGCAAGGATATTATAAATATTGCCATAGGATGTACAGGAGGTCAACATAGGTCTGTCTATATGGTAGAAAAGCTCTACGAGAGAATGAAAGATGACGATTATATTTTAGTTAAGAAACATAGAGAGAAGGATAGATGGTAA
- a CDS encoding DNA polymerase III subunit alpha produces the protein MQGKFTHLHVHTEYSLLDGFSRIDLLLDRAKELGMDSLAITDHGQMYGVIEFYKQAKKRGIKPIIGCEVYVSENDHTIKEASNRRYYHLILLAKNMDGYKNLIKIVSEAYVNGFYYKPRVSFDFIKKYSEDIIALSACLNGEVSQRLIENDYESAKETAQRYEEAFGKGNFYLELQNHGIKEQNIVNRGLARIHEEEDIPLVATNDIHYINKEDAYYQDVLLCIQTGKLVKDEDRMKMPASEFYLKSYNEMKELFGAYQGAIENTQKIADQCNVEFTFHEPHLPYFTKVEEGLTDLEYLKKLVDQGLIKKYGSISEKIRSRADKEIKVIADMGYVDYFLIVWDFVRYARENDIAVGPGRGSAAGSIVSYALDITQIDPLKYKLIFERFLNPERVSMPDIDIDFDYVLRDKVVEYVNELYGRDHVSQIVTFGRMQARNAVRDVGRVLDISYAKVDKIAKLIPQAIGMTIDKAFDSSSKFKEIYESDVEAKRLIDTARKVEGLPRHTSIHAAGVVISKEVLTDIIPLALSNDLVVTQYDMTEIEELGLLKMDFLGLRNLTVIKNTIKDVKKNRGIDVDLSKIDVNDKNVIDQFNNAKTIGIFQFESAGMRNFLKNLKPTVFDDLIAANSLFRPGPMDEIPKYIHNKNNPADVTFIDPALKPILDVTYGIIVYQEQVMQIVQKLAGYSLGEADNLRRAMSKKKMAVMEENRGIFIKGKTDSSGNVVIPGCIRNGVDESSANQIYDEMISFAKYAFNKSHSAAYSLVAIQTAYLKYYYPEEYMANLISSVMDQSSKLYLYVNETKALGIEVLPPDVNKSFAEFSVEEGKIIFGLSGIKNVGSNLIDSIVKARKKDGKFTNFKDFLQRVDEIDSRSLNKKGIESLIKAGAFDSLKYTRSSLMAIYEKAISAVSDNRKINVKGQLNLLDDLADKPKEDVRIQEINEFPKKTKLKLEKEVLGFYISDHPLSDLGDRLGDFVNFTTDYKDHIDDTRIHLLDNKFVSMAGVITNKSEIMTKKRQLMCFATLEDMQGSIEIVIFPEVYRKYRNVIDEDSAVIVKGNLQVDERDIKLLTNEFVDIEKLNFKTLYLKSEYLEYNKVRNILVQNKGTTPVVIYFADKNKSVKLDKKLWFDINEKSIKVLEEFLGKENVKIT, from the coding sequence ATGCAAGGAAAATTTACACACTTACATGTTCATACAGAATATTCCTTACTTGATGGATTCTCAAGAATTGATTTACTCCTCGATAGGGCCAAAGAGCTCGGAATGGACTCTCTTGCCATAACAGACCATGGTCAGATGTATGGAGTTATAGAATTCTACAAGCAAGCTAAAAAGCGAGGAATCAAGCCCATAATAGGCTGTGAAGTCTATGTTAGCGAAAATGATCATACCATAAAGGAAGCGTCAAATAGGAGATATTATCATTTGATTCTTCTAGCAAAAAACATGGATGGCTACAAAAATCTTATAAAGATTGTATCAGAAGCCTATGTAAATGGTTTTTACTACAAGCCAAGGGTTTCTTTTGATTTTATCAAAAAATACAGTGAGGATATTATAGCCCTATCCGCTTGCCTTAATGGTGAAGTTAGTCAAAGGCTTATAGAAAATGACTACGAAAGTGCAAAAGAGACTGCTCAAAGATATGAAGAGGCCTTCGGCAAGGGAAACTTCTACCTAGAGCTTCAAAATCACGGGATAAAAGAGCAAAATATTGTAAATAGGGGACTTGCAAGAATCCATGAGGAAGAGGATATTCCCCTAGTTGCTACCAATGATATCCATTATATAAATAAAGAAGACGCCTACTATCAGGACGTCCTTTTGTGCATTCAAACAGGAAAGCTCGTTAAAGACGAAGATAGAATGAAGATGCCAGCTAGTGAGTTTTACCTTAAATCTTATAATGAGATGAAGGAACTTTTTGGAGCCTATCAGGGGGCTATCGAAAACACTCAAAAAATTGCTGACCAATGTAATGTAGAATTTACCTTCCATGAACCCCATCTCCCTTATTTTACTAAGGTTGAGGAAGGCCTAACTGATTTAGAATATCTAAAAAAACTCGTAGATCAAGGACTTATCAAAAAATATGGAAGTATAAGTGAGAAGATTAGATCTAGGGCAGATAAAGAAATAAAGGTAATTGCTGATATGGGTTATGTCGATTATTTCCTAATAGTTTGGGATTTTGTAAGATATGCTAGGGAAAATGACATAGCGGTAGGACCGGGAAGAGGCTCTGCGGCGGGATCTATAGTATCTTATGCATTGGATATTACTCAAATTGACCCCTTAAAATACAAGCTGATTTTCGAAAGATTCCTAAATCCTGAAAGAGTATCAATGCCTGATATAGATATAGACTTTGACTACGTCCTCCGTGATAAGGTAGTAGAGTATGTGAACGAACTTTACGGTAGAGATCACGTATCCCAAATAGTAACCTTCGGTAGGATGCAGGCAAGAAATGCAGTAAGAGATGTAGGAAGAGTCCTAGATATTTCTTATGCCAAGGTAGATAAGATTGCTAAGCTCATCCCCCAAGCCATAGGGATGACAATCGATAAGGCCTTTGATTCTTCGTCTAAGTTTAAGGAAATATATGAAAGTGATGTCGAAGCGAAAAGACTAATCGATACAGCAAGAAAGGTTGAGGGCCTTCCAAGACATACCTCGATTCACGCTGCAGGAGTGGTGATTTCCAAGGAGGTCCTAACTGATATAATCCCATTAGCCTTATCCAATGATTTGGTAGTTACCCAATACGACATGACTGAAATCGAGGAGCTAGGTCTACTTAAGATGGACTTTTTAGGTCTTAGAAACTTAACAGTAATCAAAAACACCATAAAAGATGTCAAAAAGAATAGGGGAATCGACGTAGACCTATCCAAAATTGATGTAAATGACAAAAATGTTATAGATCAATTCAATAATGCTAAGACGATAGGAATTTTTCAGTTTGAATCGGCAGGGATGAGAAACTTCCTAAAGAATCTAAAGCCGACAGTCTTCGATGATTTAATAGCAGCAAACTCCCTATTTAGACCAGGTCCAATGGATGAGATTCCCAAATACATCCATAACAAAAATAACCCGGCGGATGTGACTTTTATAGATCCGGCCCTTAAGCCAATCCTTGATGTAACGTACGGTATTATTGTCTATCAGGAACAAGTAATGCAGATTGTCCAGAAACTTGCAGGTTACTCCTTGGGAGAAGCGGATAATCTAAGACGAGCCATGTCCAAGAAGAAGATGGCAGTTATGGAAGAAAATAGGGGAATTTTCATCAAGGGGAAAACTGATTCAAGTGGCAATGTTGTAATTCCAGGTTGTATCAGAAATGGAGTTGATGAATCTTCGGCAAATCAAATCTACGATGAAATGATTTCCTTTGCCAAATATGCCTTCAATAAATCTCACTCGGCAGCATATTCTTTGGTTGCTATACAAACGGCTTATCTAAAATACTATTATCCAGAAGAGTACATGGCAAATCTGATCTCTTCTGTGATGGATCAATCATCTAAGCTTTATCTTTATGTAAATGAAACCAAGGCCTTAGGTATAGAAGTCCTACCTCCAGATGTAAACAAGAGCTTTGCTGAGTTTAGTGTAGAAGAAGGTAAGATTATCTTTGGTCTTTCTGGAATCAAAAATGTAGGAAGCAATCTTATCGATTCTATAGTTAAGGCTAGGAAAAAGGATGGGAAGTTTACAAACTTCAAGGACTTCCTCCAAAGAGTTGACGAGATCGATTCGAGATCTCTTAACAAGAAGGGAATAGAATCCCTCATCAAGGCAGGAGCCTTCGATAGCTTAAAATACACTAGGTCTTCCCTCATGGCAATCTATGAAAAAGCAATTTCTGCTGTCTCTGATAATAGAAAGATTAATGTCAAAGGTCAACTTAATTTACTAGACGACTTAGCCGATAAGCCTAAAGAAGATGTTAGGATTCAAGAGATTAATGAATTTCCTAAGAAGACTAAACTAAAGCTAGAAAAAGAGGTCTTAGGCTTTTATATATCTGATCATCCCTTATCAGATCTGGGAGATAGGCTTGGTGATTTTGTTAATTTCACAACAGATTATAAAGACCATATTGATGATACGAGGATTCATTTACTCGATAACAAATTTGTATCGATGGCTGGAGTCATCACAAACAAGTCAGAAATTATGACCAAGAAAAGGCAATTGATGTGCTTTGCTACCCTTGAAGACATGCAGGGGTCAATAGAGATTGTGATTTTCCCAGAAGTCTACAGGAAATATAGGAATGTAATAGATGAAGATAGTGCGGTAATAGTTAAGGGAAATCTTCAAGTAGATGAAAGAGATATAAAACTATTAACAAACGAGTTTGTCGACATAGAGAAGTTAAATTTTAAAACTTTATACTTAAAATCTGAATACTTAGAGTATAATAAAGTTAGAAACATTCTAGTGCAAAATAAGGGGACTACACCCGTTGTTATATATTTTGCTGACAAAAATAAAAGTGTCAAACTAGATAAGAAATTATGGTTTGATATTAATGAAAAAAGCATTAAAGTATTAGAAGAGTTTTTAGGAAAAGAAAATGTTAAGATTACTTAA
- a CDS encoding tyrosine-protein phosphatase, producing MVKKYMKRYPLKDVQNARDLGGVPTLDGKVTNWGKFIRTATLDDAKDWDINYLKEMGVTRVIDLRREGEIEPNKKSIAKIKENFDYYNVSLAGDREFRQEDIDKIVNKEISVGTSYRNLIDNYKAVKEIMEIFAENDGISLFHCQEGKDRTGIISMILMGISNVARADIIADYEVSSAHLGYIERYDEDDPFSVFRITSPYNMKEAYDYILRKYKSFDDYLLYAKVDRETIEKVRDKIAG from the coding sequence ATGGTAAAAAAATATATGAAAAGATATCCCCTAAAGGATGTCCAAAACGCCAGAGACTTAGGTGGAGTACCAACACTTGATGGCAAGGTGACAAACTGGGGGAAATTTATTAGAACAGCGACTCTAGATGATGCGAAAGATTGGGACATTAACTACCTTAAGGAAATGGGAGTTACTAGAGTAATAGACTTAAGGCGTGAAGGCGAGATTGAGCCAAATAAGAAAAGTATTGCCAAAATCAAGGAGAACTTCGACTATTACAACGTTTCTCTTGCAGGAGATAGGGAGTTTAGACAAGAAGATATAGACAAAATTGTAAATAAAGAAATATCAGTAGGAACAAGCTATAGGAATCTGATTGATAACTATAAGGCAGTCAAAGAGATTATGGAAATATTCGCTGAGAATGATGGGATAAGCCTATTTCACTGCCAAGAGGGTAAGGATAGGACAGGGATTATTTCTATGATTCTTATGGGGATTTCTAATGTGGCGAGAGCTGATATTATAGCAGATTATGAAGTAAGTTCGGCCCATCTTGGTTATATCGAAAGATATGATGAGGATGATCCTTTTTCTGTATTTAGGATTACAAGTCCTTACAATATGAAGGAAGCCTACGATTACATTCTAAGAAAATATAAGTCATTCGATGATTATCTTCTCTACGCCAAGGTTGATAGGGAAACAATAGAAAAAGTGAGGGACAAAATAGCTGGATAG
- the rpe gene encoding ribulose-phosphate 3-epimerase, with the protein MVELAPSILSCDFSRLQENLDDTKDTRLKMLHIDVMDGIFVPNISFGFKVIEDIRNRNDYFFDTHLMIERPERYIERFVKAGSDRITFHIEATDNPREVISLIKSFGIEAGITLKPATDPKEILPLLKDLDCVLVMSVEPGFGGQSFMEDSLDKVQIFREYIDKNKLDTKIEIDGGIKTTNVSRVIGAGCDEIVSGSDIFGKDDIKKQIEEYYKIFDQAKSTCRD; encoded by the coding sequence ATGGTAGAACTAGCACCTTCAATACTTTCATGTGACTTTTCAAGATTACAAGAAAATCTAGACGATACTAAAGATACGAGACTTAAGATGCTTCATATAGACGTGATGGATGGAATTTTCGTACCAAATATCTCCTTTGGCTTCAAGGTGATAGAGGATATCAGAAATAGAAATGATTATTTCTTTGACACTCATCTTATGATAGAAAGACCTGAAAGATATATAGAAAGGTTCGTAAAGGCAGGTTCTGATAGAATCACTTTTCATATAGAGGCTACTGATAATCCAAGGGAAGTGATTAGCCTTATAAAGTCTTTTGGCATAGAAGCAGGTATTACTCTAAAGCCTGCAACAGATCCAAAAGAGATTTTGCCCTTACTAAAAGATTTGGATTGCGTACTTGTAATGAGTGTCGAGCCAGGATTTGGCGGGCAAAGCTTTATGGAAGATAGCCTTGATAAGGTACAGATTTTTAGAGAATATATTGATAAAAATAAGCTTGATACTAAGATTGAAATCGACGGAGGCATCAAAACAACTAATGTAAGCAGGGTTATTGGTGCAGGATGTGACGAGATAGTATCAGGATCCGATATATTCGGAAAAGATGATATCAAAAAACAAATAGAAGAATATTATAAGATATTTGACCAAGCAAAAAGCACTTGTAGGGATTAA
- the rsgA gene encoding ribosome small subunit-dependent GTPase A, with the protein MKQGKIIKAQKELYYVDCNGKILMAKARGNFRVKKIKPLVGDNVVIDDLEDRKAYITEILPRKNEIKRPNISNIDQILLFATIKDPILNLYNLDKYLAMCEYKDMDVVIVLSKIDLCDENEVKDFENIYENIGYKLISLDNFDNFPKEKILDILKNKTSAVSGASGVGKSTFLNNLIDIEVETGSISEKSKRGKNTTRHTEIFKIGDESFLFDTPGFDSFDIDFIEDEKELKYLFREFRDKRCKFKDCNHINEPACGVKSYLADGLISKSRYDNYLMLFEEVKKRRENKW; encoded by the coding sequence TTGAAACAAGGAAAGATTATCAAAGCTCAAAAAGAATTATATTATGTAGACTGTAATGGAAAAATCCTAATGGCCAAGGCTAGGGGGAATTTCAGGGTAAAAAAGATTAAGCCTCTGGTTGGGGATAATGTAGTAATCGATGATCTAGAAGATCGTAAGGCCTATATTACTGAAATTCTCCCAAGAAAGAACGAAATAAAGAGACCAAATATTTCTAACATAGACCAGATTTTACTATTTGCGACAATCAAGGACCCAATCCTAAATCTCTATAATCTTGATAAATATCTCGCTATGTGCGAGTACAAGGATATGGATGTGGTGATAGTTCTTTCGAAGATTGACTTATGTGATGAAAATGAAGTAAAAGATTTCGAAAATATTTATGAAAATATAGGATATAAGCTTATAAGTCTTGACAATTTCGATAATTTCCCTAAAGAAAAAATACTAGATATCTTAAAGAACAAGACATCTGCAGTATCAGGAGCAAGCGGTGTGGGTAAATCCACCTTCCTTAACAATTTAATCGATATAGAAGTAGAGACTGGATCTATTTCTGAAAAGAGTAAGAGGGGGAAGAACACCACCCGCCATACAGAAATATTTAAAATAGGAGATGAAAGCTTCCTCTTTGACACTCCTGGCTTTGACTCTTTTGATATCGACTTTATAGAAGATGAGAAAGAATTAAAGTATTTGTTTAGGGAATTTAGGGATAAGAGATGTAAGTTTAAGGATTGTAACCATATTAATGAACCAGCCTGTGGAGTAAAAAGCTATTTAGCTGATGGGCTTATTTCTAAAAGTAGATATGATAATTACCTCATGCTTTTTGAGGAAGTTAAAAAAAGGAGAGAAAATAAATGGTAG
- the pfkA gene encoding 6-phosphofructokinase — MKTIGILTSGGDAPGMNSAIRAAVRTALNSGLRIKGIRNGYDGLMQGDIYEMNVSSVADIIHKGGTILGTARSLEFETPEGQKRGAQILNDYGIEGLIVIGGDGSFKGAKALSDLGINTIGIPGTIDNDMGYTDFTIGFFTAIETVTDAIGKLRDTSSSHGRAVVIEVMGRHCGDLALYSGLAGGAESIIVPEHNFSISEIIDKMEHGRKRGKLHHLITLAEGVGDPYSLAKELEEKTGIETKVTILGHVQRGGSPSAVDRLLGSSMGSRAVRLLEEGKTNLAIGYVDGSIIEVSIDEAVSKRSEFDEKLYELANSLSR; from the coding sequence ATGAAAACTATAGGAATACTTACAAGTGGAGGAGATGCTCCAGGTATGAATTCCGCTATAAGAGCTGCGGTAAGAACAGCCCTTAACAGTGGTTTACGTATCAAAGGTATAAGAAACGGTTATGATGGACTGATGCAAGGAGATATCTATGAGATGAATGTATCATCAGTTGCAGATATCATCCATAAGGGTGGTACCATTCTAGGTACTGCAAGAAGCTTAGAGTTCGAAACACCAGAAGGACAAAAAAGAGGTGCACAAATCCTAAATGATTATGGCATTGAAGGCTTAATCGTAATAGGAGGAGACGGATCCTTCAAGGGAGCTAAAGCCCTATCTGATCTTGGAATCAACACAATAGGAATCCCAGGAACAATCGATAATGACATGGGCTATACCGACTTTACAATCGGATTTTTCACAGCGATTGAAACTGTAACAGATGCTATAGGCAAGCTCAGAGATACATCAAGTTCTCACGGCAGGGCTGTAGTTATCGAAGTTATGGGTCGTCACTGCGGAGACCTCGCTCTTTACTCAGGACTTGCAGGAGGAGCTGAGTCTATTATAGTACCAGAGCACAATTTCTCTATCAGTGAAATAATCGATAAGATGGAACACGGTAGAAAAAGAGGTAAGCTTCACCACCTAATCACGCTTGCTGAAGGTGTTGGCGATCCTTATTCTCTTGCCAAAGAGCTAGAAGAGAAGACAGGAATCGAAACTAAGGTTACAATCTTAGGCCACGTACAAAGAGGAGGTTCACCATCTGCGGTAGACAGACTCTTAGGTTCATCAATGGGATCTCGTGCTGTTAGACTGCTTGAAGAGGGAAAGACAAACCTTGCGATCGGCTATGTAGATGGAAGCATTATAGAAGTTAGCATTGATGAAGCAGTAAGCAAAAGAAGCGAATTCGACGAAAAATTATACGAACTTGCAAATTCTTTATCAAGATAG